One Prosthecobacter debontii DNA window includes the following coding sequences:
- a CDS encoding AI-2E family transporter, with the protein MILTLACVVVVLTGMKAAAGVLVPMVYAFFLAVLSFPLLRWLTRHKVPGPIALGITLLMNLGVLAGLITLAVRLLISFNSDLPRYLRGVQRNLTDFGVWLDENGIVGAKDTINSLFDWNTIIGYATQQDVMSRIGSMLGSTFGTLATVFAGLVMILILMMFILIEATGTQRRLAAVRTSGGPDFSGLLRSVSDIQKYLGIKTLISALTGLLAGAWCWFFDLQYPLLWAILAFVFNYIPAVGSTAASIPAIVEALVQHGGGAAIGIAIGYGGINFALDNFVQPTLLGNRFGISALVVVLSVIFWGWLWGPLGMFLAVPLTMVMKVLLDNSEEFRWISVAMSQKKMRRGEVEMVGYDLDENEIVGGGASTEKPGH; encoded by the coding sequence TATTGCGTTGGCTCACGCGGCACAAGGTGCCAGGGCCGATTGCCTTGGGCATTACTTTGCTGATGAACTTGGGCGTGTTGGCAGGGCTGATCACGCTGGCCGTTCGCTTGCTCATCAGCTTCAATTCAGATCTGCCTCGTTACCTGAGAGGTGTTCAGCGAAATCTGACGGATTTCGGCGTCTGGTTAGATGAAAATGGGATCGTGGGCGCGAAGGACACCATCAATAGTCTTTTTGATTGGAACACGATCATTGGTTACGCAACACAGCAGGATGTGATGTCTCGCATCGGTTCCATGCTGGGCAGCACCTTTGGCACACTAGCGACCGTGTTTGCAGGACTGGTGATGATTTTAATCCTGATGATGTTCATCCTCATAGAAGCCACGGGCACACAGAGGCGGTTGGCTGCTGTCAGAACGTCAGGAGGGCCTGATTTCAGTGGTCTATTGCGCAGTGTGTCGGACATCCAGAAATACTTGGGTATCAAGACTCTCATCAGTGCTCTCACTGGCCTGTTGGCAGGGGCATGGTGCTGGTTTTTCGATCTTCAGTATCCGCTTTTGTGGGCCATTCTGGCGTTTGTTTTCAACTACATTCCCGCCGTTGGAAGCACGGCTGCCAGTATTCCAGCCATCGTGGAAGCCCTGGTTCAGCACGGCGGCGGTGCGGCCATCGGTATCGCCATCGGTTATGGAGGCATCAACTTCGCTCTCGATAACTTTGTGCAACCGACTTTGCTGGGGAACCGCTTCGGCATTTCGGCCTTGGTCGTGGTGTTATCCGTGATCTTTTGGGGGTGGCTTTGGGGGCCACTTGGGATGTTCTTGGCGGTGCCTCTGACGATGGTGATGAAGGTGCTCCTGGATAACAGTGAGGAGTTTCGCTGGATCTCGGTCGCGATGTCGCAGAAAAAAATGCGCCGCGGAGAGGTGGAGATGGTGGGTTACGATCTCGATGAGAATGAGATCGTCGGCGGGGGAGCCAGCACGGAAAAACCCGGACACTGA
- a CDS encoding sulfocyanin-like copper-binding protein — protein MLRLTLLFLLSVISCGWSQTPPGHEHSTEIPGLKKELFAGITAEDLLKSGDTPKSVKVTLVATFNAANYGMNFNGYSHGKAVLTVPVGWKVDVTFINPSPIPHSAIIIEQADTKKLQIAEPYFEGGATPKHLTGMTMGKADFSFTPDEAGEFALACGFPAHAVAGHWISFMVSEEAQVPTLQLGDQPAKEVK, from the coding sequence ATGCTTCGCCTTACCCTCCTCTTCCTTCTGAGCGTCATCTCATGCGGTTGGTCTCAGACTCCGCCCGGCCACGAACACAGCACGGAGATTCCGGGATTAAAAAAAGAACTCTTTGCGGGCATCACCGCCGAGGATCTTCTGAAGTCCGGAGACACCCCCAAAAGTGTCAAAGTCACCTTGGTCGCCACTTTCAACGCCGCCAACTACGGCATGAATTTCAATGGCTACTCCCACGGCAAAGCTGTCCTCACGGTACCTGTCGGTTGGAAGGTGGACGTGACCTTCATTAACCCTAGCCCGATCCCGCATAGCGCCATCATCATCGAGCAGGCCGATACCAAGAAACTTCAAATCGCTGAACCCTACTTTGAAGGAGGAGCGACTCCGAAGCATCTGACTGGAATGACCATGGGCAAAGCTGACTTCAGTTTCACGCCCGATGAAGCTGGGGAGTTTGCCTTGGCTTGCGGGTTTCCTGCCCACGCGGTAGCTGGCCATTGGATTAGCTTCATGGTCAGTGAAGAAGCTCAAGTGCCCACCTTACAATTGGGAGATCAACCCGCCAAAGAGGTAAAATAG
- a CDS encoding PQQ-dependent sugar dehydrogenase: MKLKPTLLALLALTTGVSSAAETQPVQPGGKLPGEIAISLVKVADDLVDPVSVAAPNDGSGRVFVIERPGLIQVIKDGKKLKRPFLDLKDKTISSFLELGMFSMAFHPDFKTNGKVYVAYADLWFNGATMITEYTVSKSNPDRLDPESAKVLMQIDFPYCNHHGGQIAFGPDGYLYIGVGDGGWEGDVINAGQDLHTWLGKMLRIDVNQSSADRAYGIPKDNPFITPLQQMTLFGVSEEAFSKVHPRAKPEIWSYGLRNPWTFSFDSKTGDLYIADIGQNHWEEINMQPASSKGGENYGWKFMCGSHPFPMILKKNPDGSETAVDPEKYPQVGVLPIAEYSHVDQGICVINLGVYRGTEYPELDGVYFAADWGSGKVWGMKQVNGAWQMQELLDLADGLRPTGSGIGPDGSIYLTHATANYGGPVDPYTSERGAVWKIVPTSKVAQDAVTAPVAGK, encoded by the coding sequence ATGAAACTGAAACCTACCTTGCTGGCTCTGCTCGCCCTGACGACTGGAGTTTCCTCCGCTGCTGAAACCCAACCCGTCCAGCCCGGAGGAAAGCTACCGGGTGAGATTGCCATCAGCCTTGTCAAAGTCGCCGATGATCTGGTGGATCCTGTCAGCGTCGCCGCCCCGAACGATGGCAGTGGCCGGGTGTTTGTGATTGAACGGCCCGGCCTCATTCAAGTCATCAAAGATGGCAAGAAGCTGAAGCGTCCTTTTCTCGACCTGAAAGACAAGACCATCTCTTCGTTCCTGGAGTTAGGCATGTTCAGCATGGCCTTCCATCCAGACTTCAAGACGAACGGAAAAGTCTATGTCGCCTATGCAGACCTGTGGTTCAACGGGGCCACCATGATCACCGAATACACGGTCTCTAAAAGCAACCCGGACCGCCTCGATCCCGAAAGCGCGAAGGTGCTCATGCAGATCGATTTCCCCTACTGCAATCATCATGGAGGCCAGATCGCCTTCGGCCCAGACGGGTATCTTTACATCGGTGTGGGCGATGGCGGCTGGGAGGGTGATGTGATCAATGCCGGCCAGGATTTACATACGTGGTTAGGCAAGATGCTGCGCATCGACGTGAATCAAAGCAGCGCCGACCGCGCCTATGGCATCCCGAAGGACAACCCATTCATCACGCCTCTGCAGCAAATGACCCTCTTCGGAGTCAGCGAGGAAGCCTTCTCCAAAGTGCATCCGCGAGCCAAACCCGAAATCTGGTCTTACGGCCTGCGCAATCCATGGACCTTCAGCTTCGACTCTAAAACTGGGGACCTTTACATTGCGGACATCGGCCAAAATCACTGGGAAGAAATCAACATGCAGCCCGCCAGCAGTAAGGGGGGCGAAAACTACGGCTGGAAATTCATGTGCGGGAGTCACCCCTTCCCCATGATCCTAAAGAAGAACCCCGATGGCTCTGAAACCGCCGTGGATCCTGAAAAGTATCCCCAAGTGGGAGTACTACCGATTGCGGAATACAGCCACGTGGATCAAGGGATCTGTGTCATCAACCTGGGTGTTTATCGCGGCACCGAATATCCAGAGCTGGACGGCGTTTACTTCGCGGCTGACTGGGGCAGTGGCAAGGTCTGGGGCATGAAACAGGTGAATGGTGCTTGGCAGATGCAGGAACTGCTCGACCTCGCCGATGGCCTTCGCCCCACCGGGAGCGGCATCGGACCGGATGGCAGCATCTACCTTACTCATGCCACTGCCAATTATGGTGGCCCCGTGGACCCTTACACGAGCGAGCGTGGAGCCGTCTGGAAAATCGTTCCGACCAGCAAGGTGGCTCAGGATGCCGTCACGGCTCCTGTCGCAGGTAAATAG